The genomic DNA ccgatgccgccgactacagttcggggtgagcgtggctcccggcatctttcaaagcctcatggagcgcctcctgcagggactgccaggcgtggtaccatatttcgatgatgtactggtatccgcagactcaaatcaacagctgttcgagcgcctccgcgctgtgctgaccaggttccaggaggccggactcaaggtgaagaaagaaaagtgtgaaGGTGAAGAAagattgccgttccacaggtggagttcctgggctacctcatcaacacctctggccttcaccctacggcatccaaaatccgggccatccaggaggccccgattccaaagaacaagactgagttgcaggcgttcctggggctgctgaacttctacaatatgttcctgccccacaaggcaacgctagctgagcctctccaccgcctgctcagcacgaaggcaCCATGGTCCTagggtcatcgggagacagcggccttcaacgcggtcaagtcccttctctcctcagacagtgtgctggtacagtacagtgaagccaggccactggtcctcgcctgtgacgcctcgccctttggcatcggtgcagtcctcagtcaccggttcccggatgggagggaagcaccactcgcttacttctctcggacgctgtctccggcggaacggaattacagccagctcgacaaggaggcactggcgcttgtggctggagtgaagaggttccacgaatatctctacgggagaacctttgacctcatcactgaccacaagccgctcctgggcctccttgcaggggacagaccaactccgccgatcctctcgccacgcatgctgcgatggactgtttttctggcagcatacaactatcggctcattcatcgcccgggaaaatcgctgggccatgctgatgccctcagtcgttgccctcttccGGCGCTTGTGGAAGATCcggctcctgcttcatcggtactcctgcttgaggaccttccagctgcaccagtgtcggctgccgatgtggcctccgcatcttcccaggaccgcaccatcagacgtgtgctcaactgggtgtggagggggtggccagaagggccattcacaactgagttccagccgtttgcaaccagacagcacgagctctcggctcatcgcggctgcctactgtggggagaccgagtcgtggttccccaaagactccgccaacgcgtccttgaggctctgcacatcggccacccagggatcgttaaaatgaaggcattggctcggtgttacgtctggtggcctaacatggacgatgccatcacctcctgggttgcctcctgtcaagcgtgtcaagaatcgagacctgcaccaccggcagctaagggcaacacctgggagacgccaaaggcaccctggtcgagagtgcacattgaccttgctggcccttttcatggccggacctttatggtagtggtggacgcttattcgaaatggctggaggtggctctgatgccctccaccactaccgaagccatagtccgggtgctgcggggcctatttgcaacgcatggatgtcctgatgtcctcgtctccgacaacgggccacagttcacatcaggcgcttttgaaaggtacctcttggggctaggcatccgccacgccctaacagctccattccacccggccagcaacggacaggcagaaagaatggtgcgctcagcgaaagaggcactggcacgcctggaccagaaggactggcatgagcgagttacggaatacttgctcgtgcaacacattaccccgcatgcagccacagggcggagtccagttgaactgcttatgggccgtcgcctcagatctccgctcgaccggttgcatccagacttcggggtagccgagcccccgggcggtgctaacgcaccaaggtctttcaTTCCCGGGAATAaagtttttgccagaaactatgtgggtgacattccttgggtgccggccacgatagtgggagtcactgggccccgctcatatcaggtggcacttgaggatgggcgtttgtggcgccggcacatagaccaactgaggcgccgggttgggacttcggacgataccgcagtaccctcaacggcagcctcagctctagaaccgacaccagtggaaggcgaggctccatctacacccccttcgcaaactgcggacatggagccaagccgagccactgcaggggttttgcctgagacgccgaccactgccttgcctgagtgtccaccaagtccgatcgtgacaggccctccaacagcagcggagctggagacctcaggcccaatgacaccagtggtagcacagcagtcgcaacgggactcgggcagccaaccgggctctgatactggcccacggcggtcaggtagggttcccaaacgcccagcgtatctaaaagactatgttacacacaatttgcacacataatgctgcatcgtaaattgaactgttatgctatgtgcttaaatgaatattgctgtatataatggaaccactatgcttgtaacctaacGCCTTAtcttggtggggaggggtgttatgtattgaagttctcaccttggccaccaggggtgtgtgtatatagtttattctgctgcggttttcactcaggtcagcttatgcaaatgaaggattataaactgacactcagggattggatagctgcagaatatggttactgttgcattgtagctgagttctatataagctggtggctgaggcctccagctcagttctgttccagcctgctaataaacaagagctgttttgagatcgctgtgtcgtctgctgtgtccacccacaacttaacaagtATGATTTATTCTGTCACTGCTGTAACACAAAGAATTCCAATCTTTATGCCATGATGGAGTTATTCACTCTGACTACTccttatttcccctcccccagcagcATCGACTCCTATGGAAGCTTTCCATTGCCAAACATTGCTGAGTACACTGCTGTAGTACCCTCAGTGACCATTGCATCCTAGGGGGTGGGGGAACTCCTACTGTCTGCTCTCCCCCCTCTTTTAAGTCCCCCAATTCAGCATAGATTGGCTGCTCTCCTATCTCTGCCTGGTTATCTCCCTCATAGTTTAGCTGGAATTCAaagctgtctctctcccccccccccccgcgccatcAGCTccaggagaaagggaggggggagggattcCTCCCATCCCTCTTCTTCTTAgttccagtccctgacaccaataGTTTCTTCAGGCATCATAAAGAAGATCTACCTCCCATCTCTATAATAACATTCCACGACAAACCCAATGATTTTCAGATCGAAATCTTGGGCCTTTGTTCCCATCATCTTGAGGAACAGATGCCCAACAAATTCTTAAATCCTGATCAGCCTACTTTTGAAGTCATAATTGAGGCTATGGCAGAAAGAAATCAGTTGGGAGAAAGCCAGCTAATGGGTGCTAGACGAATAGGCCTCTGAGTTCCTGGGCCCTTGACCAGGACCTGCCAGCCACAGCTGCTTTGTTGACCCATTGGGATAACTCTGTGTACCTGCAGAGGTCTGCAGCCCACAGGTTCAAATCAAGTGAAAGCTTATCTCTCTTGTTACAGTCAACGGGCCTTAAACCTGTTCAACATTGACTGTATTGTTTCCTACATTGTCCTTTGCATTTCCTTTGAGAAAAAGCATTTTAGTTGCACTTGCTCTGATGTTGTTAATGCTCTCTAAGTGATACTCCTCAGTTGGAAAAAAGTGTTCTAAAGTTGTTGCTGTAAAATCTGACCGATGTTCTATTTCATACAGTATCATAATTATGTTGCCTAGGTCCTGAGACTCTATGAGCATGCACAAGAACATCTGCATATGGGATGAGCTCCACTTTCAAACCGTTCAGCCATTTTGCAAGGAAGGCAGCCATGTCTGTCCCCTCTTCTTACTCTGGGACCCCCATCCATCTCAGATTCTGCCCCTTGATGCCAATTTGAATAATCCTCAAGGTAAAGCTGCAAAACTGAGGCAGTTTACTTTAGCTATTTAACTGCACTTTGATTGCCCAGATCCGGATTCATTGATGAGTTGGCTGTTTTCGTTATGTCAGTCACTTTTCCCACTAATTCTGGCTACTTTTTCCCTCCTCTACTTTTTTTTGCTATATGTTTAGAAAGGTTGAGCCATTATAGGGTTCAAATCTTGGAGCAAACTTTATAAACATAAAAGAGGTGTCACTGTTTTAATACAAGTGAATTATAGACATTACTCTTTCACTTGTAATATTATTTCATGTTTCAGTTAAGCACTCGCCTTCCCATTATAAAAGGGGCATTCTGGGAGTATTGCAGGATAGGGCAAGACTTGTATGTCTTCgaaaacctaggaccttctgtatgcCCGCAGGTGATGAGTTACTGAGCTAGGGTCCCTTCTAGATAATTAATAAACAATCCAGCACATTTCTATGTATATCAACTTAGCTTTAATAACATAATTATTAATGCTTCCTATTGCAGACAGCTTGTCAGAAACACTGCAACGGTTTTATATGGACTAGTTAGCTTTGTAATGCTTATCAAATCGTTCTGAAAGAGCTCTTAATATACTTCCTGGCCTTTTTTGGTATTTATCCCGAAGATTTTCAATTGCAGTTTTTGTCTGTTGAAAGAAGAACAAACATATAACATTGTGTTATATCGATATATTGCAAAATGGATATTCACAGTTATGCATATCTGTGAGGAAAAAGCTAAAGGGATCAGAACCAGCAGAATTAAGAATCCCATTTTTTCCAGTTACAGATGCACAATATGACAGTCCTTGTCCCTCAATCCTCAAGAGTGACTTTTTCAGAATGGAGGGTTGGGAAAGAGCAGGCTGGGCCAAGAAACCCCACAAGGAAACTGTTCATCTCTCCGTGAATCCAGCCCACTATCTTTatggggtttaaaaataaataaatcaagagcACTCTGAAAATGGCAGAGATACAACCAAACGTAAGTGCCTTGGGCTGCTTGGTACGTATTAGTTTTCCAGCACGGTTGTTACCCCCAGCTATGTGAGGAAAACTGCAGAAATGCTATTGAGTTATATTTCACTATGTTCAATGCATTTTTCCAGAAAATAGCAGAGTAGCATGGAGTCGCATTCACTTCAGGCTTAAGAACATACAGTGCTTACTGTGTCCCCCACCAGGGGAGGGTGCTTGGAGGGACCCTCTGGGGCAAATTCTGGGGCACATGGTGGGGAGAAGAAGTCCTATTGGATGAGCAGATCTTTTTGAAGCACAACATAAGATGTATATGTTTTTCGTGGTCTCAACAAGTTACAGAGAGTGAAAGCTGAGTGATGAACATAATGCACAAAAGTCTATATAATGAACCCTATCTCTGGTTGTATAGAATTAGGAAGTCCGTAGGCAGAATGCAATTTATAGAACTTAAAGAGAGAAACCAACAGGAAAGAAATATTCTGCTTTTATACTTCCAAGTGTAGAGTTAACTTACCTTTTCGGCCAACTCTGCAGCTGTTATATTTGGATCATATGGGATGGGTTCTCCAATATATGTCCTTAGTTTCACTGGAAATCCTCCATATACGGGAAGGTGGAGAAGTCGTGTTTTCTCATATATCCATCTTGTCAACCCTATGTATGAAAGGGGAAAGAGTCTGAAAGAGAGCGACCCCATATCAAATTTGAAATTAGCTGGCATTCTGAGTTTTTAGCAATTCCAGTCAATCCATCCCCGAGAGGAAGAGTTAAATAGTATGAGtcctttggaaaagaaaaagcaacatattctgtcagctcttctctgttctttaaAAATCAAGGTCATAAGTTGTACAATAGACTGCAGAATACGGCTTTTTTTCCTGCTCAGTTCCCCTCCATGTTGGGGTTCCTACCACTTTTATAGATTATAGCTATCTTTTAAATCTAATAAAAAACTAAGCATGGACATGTTCACCCAGTCCTGGGACAGGCAGCACAGCTTTTGCAGATCAGTGCAGACTGAATAAACTCTACTAGAAGGTAGTAAAAAGAtactctgttttttaaaaaattgtatatcATTAATATGTTTATTGCCTGAAAGCAGATCTCTTGATCAACCAAGGTACTCACTTGTGTTTCCAATGCTCCTGTATGTTTCACAACTGTTTTGTGTAAATATAGGGATGATGGGctaaaagaataaaatcaaaaatcaaaaggaAGCTGAGAACTGGAGAATTGCTTCACCCCAACTGCCCCACCTTTATTTTGGTTAAGGACTAGGAATAATTCTCTGCATCTGACATTACAATGACATGCCAGACGTAACTGACTTCAAATTGCTCATGCTATCCTCCAGATTGTCAATAATTGAAGAGGGGGaaagctatttttctttttaaatgaaattgaaatcaatattgttttttttaaaaaaaagaacaggtGGGAAATACTTGGAACTCCAGATATCATTTAAGCCCCCATGCAGGATATTTGCCATCATCAACTATTTAGGATGCTACATCAAGGATGTGAGCACATTACGTCTTATCTAGGATAATTGCGAGGGCAATGCAAATTGCACAACGATCACTTACCACTTTTGCCTCCAAAGCTATCCGAGCGAAACCTGTGCGGTTACCCCACATTATGTTGTAGTCCTTACTAAAGTTTGCTTCTCTACCTCCTCCAGGGGAAATGCCCAGTAAATGGCCTTTCTTCAAAATTTCCACAGATTCAGCTTTACTGAAATCTTTCAACCCGAGCACATCAAAATACGTCTtccaccctaaaaaaaaagccccaaatagaaaaaaaatgcattatttataaCTCTTATTTAGGAAATATTGTGGACGCAATACAGGTGTCATTATTCCAAACATATTGCACTATTATGGATCACCAGCATAGTTCTTTGCCAATCCTTTTCAAGTAGGATTTTGTGGAAGTGCTGAGGTGCCACCTATTTAGACATGTGTTCCACAAGTCAAGTCTGTAGTACAACAGAAGGACATTTATGTTTGCATTATGATAAAAATACAGACCACAGTGTCTTGCTGCatgcacagagagacagacagacacatggCACAGATGAGCCCATGCTGGTTGAGACCTGCCTACACCCACAGAAGTCCATCTTTTCATGCACAGATAAGTGGGTGGAGATTATATGCTGCATTAACTCACCCAATGGAATGCCCCCCCAAACAGAGCACTCTGTGCTACTGGGCATTTTTAGGCTctgtacttccttccttccttattttgtaaataaagcaaGATTTGAATTTAATAACTTACCTGGTACCCGACAAAAGGCACGATCAATTACTGAAAGGCAACGTCTCTGTGTTTCCTTAAAAAGTTTAGCCACAAGAAGGGAATAGTCAATAGAAATGACTGcgtgataataaataataaccccTGGTCCTTTAGGCAGATGTTCCATGCCAATAACTTCATAATCTGgaaataatacaaaatgcaacaaataaatattacttggttgaaaaataaataaaatattgctgtCTTTTATTGGAAGAAAACCGTGCGGTTCAGAAAACTGAAATTTAAGATCAGGTAAAAAGCTCTCCCATATGTTGCAGCATTCTGGATGCAGGTTGTCATCCACAAGGATCAAGGCTTTCTCTGTTGTGGTCCCAGAATAAATGGTATTTCTCCTCCGCTGGAATATTCCTTCCTTGCTTACTTTTGGGTGCAGGTGGAAACATTTCTGCCTAGTCTTTGAGTAAGCTAAATTTGTGAGGCAATTTCAGTCTCGTTTAAGCATTTATATGAGTTATAATACTCATATATTCAGACCATTCTCTGAATCACTTTATACAAAGTGAGAAAACAGTTTCCCAGACAGTTTCCCCTTTCATAAATAGTCACAGGGTTTCATCCTTATGACCCAAACTTGGTTTTAGTAATGTATTTCTGATTTATGCTTCAACATCTAAAGCAACATCACACTCTGGGAAGCAATGAGAACATAAGATGGATCCTGCTGATCAAGCCAAATCTCCCTGTATTCCATCATCCTGTTTCCCGCAGTGTCCATCCAAATTAGCAGCCATCACCACATCCTGTGCTGGAAACTTCCATGGTTTGTGTCCAGAGTGTATGTTTCAGAGTTACTTAGTGCTTCACCATGTTCAGGAAAATTGCACCCTCAAGGTCTCACTGCACGATGACATACTCATTGCATTCGCTGCATACTCACTTAGAAACTTAAACCCAACCCCCTTCTCTTGCCACAATCCatgaaactatttttaaagagctttgctaattatagctctgtgaggtgtaTGCAACATTCTCCAGGTTTCTTTCGGAGAGGAggcatgctttaaatgtgattAAATGTAAGGTGGTTATGCAGCCACCAGCTGACCCTTTCTTCTGCAATATATCTTAATTTCATTACtcataaaatgtttttctttttgattgCTTATTACCTAAAtaaatttctttgttttgatCCTTATTGAGCCAACCGGAACTTGTAGCTGTTGTGACTCTGAGGTGGGTTTAGAGGTCCGCTCCTGATGCACTGTGGCAACTATTGTTCTCATGCTCAGTCCTATGAAAGTTTGGGAGCTGATAAGAATGAATTATTGGAATGAAAGAAACCTTTACTCACCATACCATATCTTTCCAAATATATCATAAACTTGAGCAATAAATTTCCTTGGTTTCTCCCAAATTTTGTTAACATCACTTTCTTGCTGGTTATTCATCATCTTGTAAATATGTAACAGAAATGAGAAAAcccagaaaaacaaaagcacacatatCAGTGGTGAATAAAGTAAAACCAGAAGCTTAAGTAACCACCAAGGGTGAACCACTGGGGTCAGATATTCTTCCAAATAAGGGAAACTGATCCAGTTTTCTAGAATTTGAGAAAACCAGTTCATGGTTTCCTGATCTGAAGCACCACGTGTATTCCAATGAAAGAAATATATGAAGTGAAAATTTCCTCGGTTGTGATGGTATTTTTTTCAACTGTTTACctggaaaacagaaaatgcagtaCATTAGTCTGAACTGTCATCCCAGAAGCATTAACGATAACATGAAATCTcatgtgttttaatgttttcctAGTTTTCCCCACTGTAACTTGCCAAGTAGAGGTATTGTTTCTCCAACATCCACCATGGGGATGTACAACATTACAAATATATGACTCCATCATTTATTTGATGTAAAGCAAGCTGGTATCATTCCACTGCTGAAATATTAAGGAAAGTGAGAAAGGGTTACTTCTCTTTGAGTCAGCAGAAATGGTTCCCTGCCTCCTAAAAATGCAGCTGCATGCATCTTGTGACTGTCTTATTTGTCTTACTGGGAAAACTGGGACATAGCCCAGGATAGATAAGAACTCAAGATGCAGATTTAGGTGGCTCATATTTTACCAGATCCTTTCAGACTTTCTGTTTCCTACCGAGGGAAATGACTGTCTCCCATGAGATTGGACTCCCAGCATTGCCAGAAATTCAGGACAAATATGGGAGTAATTAGTCCTGCTGACCTCTCCAGGGTAGGAGAGAGCTGTCTCAACCACGGTGTCGGTTTTATGGCCCACACAACAAGATGCCACACCTTGGCACTTTGGGTGCCAAGCCTAGCATGGAAACTGGGCACTCTCCAGAGTCATTCTCTGGAGCAGGCACATCTGTTTCCTAAAAATTAATAAGATTTGGCTGAAAACAGGCGTATTCTGGAATGATGGAGATAAGGGAAACAGTCTGCGGGACTGCACAGTTGCTGGTGTCTAAGTTTGGACTTCAAAGAGATTCTCATCATGGTGCTTGGATTTACGGAGGTGATCAGTATGTTCTCTCTTTTATATGTACATTAGCTTTTATATGCTGAGCCTCATTAAGAAAGACCTTAAAAAATTTAAACAGAGTACAGATGGACTTCTATTTGCAATTGATTATTCAGCTGAAACAATAATTTGGGAAATATCCCACAATGCATCTGTTTGCAGGTTTTTCTttatgggggagagagaaggtgaaAAGGGTGTCTAGCAAATCCCCTCCCTGGAGGGGAGACTTGCATGGTCCCCAGAAAAGCTGATCAATCGCCAAATGATTTATATCTGTggaatatatttcattttaattgctaCATATATTTGCAAACAGTATGCTTAACAACTCTTTAAGAtcagaatgtggaaaatatgagaacaacaaGAAGAGGGCAGAAATATAATTATGTGAGATGAGTTCTTCATAGTTCCAGAATATGGGAAGTCCATgtgaaatttaataattaataattcagATTGTAATTTGgtgggtgctttttaaaaattggattatGATTTGATTAGATTTGAATTGAATTGGATGTTcttaatggaaattaataaaattattattattattattattattattaataataataataataacttttccACCCACCCTTGCTAGAAATGGGGAACCCCCTCATCACTGGTATTTGAGGAAGGATGAATTCCAGAGGGGAACTGTTTCAACTATAACAAAATGTTTTTATCTCACATATATTTGAGTCTGCATGCAATTCTTTCCCACTGTTGGTTTGGACAGTTGTGTACACTTGACATTAGCTACCATCCATATCTATCCCAGCTTCAAATCAACCctgactgaaagaaatgaacatcctagctgtgttttaaattgACAGTGTGGAAATAGACTAAGATGGTCATACAACTAATTTttacacgcacacaaacacagagagagacacagacagcatttcctctctctctctgctgactCCTGCACAGGAAGTGACAAATAACACAACTACTAGGACATTTGCAAATGAAGCAGGtctagtatggtttcaaattgctgAGAGACtttgatgagattcctgcattgaagagggttcactagatcacccttggaatccctt from Lacerta agilis isolate rLacAgi1 chromosome 7, rLacAgi1.pri, whole genome shotgun sequence includes the following:
- the LOC117049988 gene encoding transmembrane protein 68-like, which codes for MNWFSQILENWISFPYLEEYLTPVVHPWWLLKLLVLLYSPLICVLLFFWVFSFLLHIYKMMNNQQESDVNKIWEKPRKFIAQVYDIFGKIWYDYEVIGMEHLPKGPGVIIYYHAVISIDYSLLVAKLFKETQRRCLSVIDRAFCRVPGWKTYFDVLGLKDFSKAESVEILKKGHLLGISPGGGREANFSKDYNIMWGNRTGFARIALEAKVPIIPIFTQNSCETYRSIGNTRLTRWIYEKTRLLHLPVYGGFPVKLRTYIGEPIPYDPNITAAELAEKTKTAIENLRDKYQKRPGSILRALSERFDKHYKAN